cctcccctcacctcatcttcttcttctggatTTTTTGATTTGATCGGTGCGGTTGGTTTCTGCAGGCTGCGGGTGTGACGGAGGAGCACCATGGCGGGCGTGCAGACCATGGCTCGCTATGGAAGACCCTTCCCTTCCCTCTCTCTGTTCAGGCCATGCTCAGGCAGTCTTTTCTCTTCTCTTCCCGCAAAAAAAGTCTTTTCTCTTCATGATCTGAACATGTTGGAGGCCATTATTTCTCCACTGCCGGAGTCTAGCCTCCCTCCGTGGGATGCCATGGAGATGAAACTCCCCTCGACGAAAGTGGGTACCAATCCCTCCTCCCCTACCcttgtcttcttcttcatctCCAACATCTGATGTCTGCTTGTATTGTGTCAAGGAATTCAAGGGCatgtgggagagagaggaggtcCATGGAGAAGAAGCTCTGCTCCAACCCTCCCTGCCTCCTAATACAAGATGTCTTTTTTTGTGTGTGCTTGTATTGCAGCAGCCATGTGCGTATCAAAAAAAGGGTCCAGTTTGCAGCAGTCACATGATATGGACATGTTTTTTCATCACAATtggatttttggatttactaggcTAATTGGTGGtggttgctgttgttgttgttttagcagcagcagcagcaggcggAGTGACGATGTTGGCTATGTGCAGGCCATGGAGGCTTTGATGAGCACGAGGGGAAGGCCGCTGCTTCAACCCCGTTAAGGTCTGCTGCTTCGAATTGTCCCTGATCGGTCGATTTCTTCTTGCTTTCCCGTTAAGGATTTCTTCTTGATGTTTATATTATTGGATTGCCTGTATATTTTGTAACCCGTGGAGTTAGTATGACCTGCCTGGCAACCTGTATTTTACTGGAGAAAATGTTGAACAGTATGCTTGTTATTTTGAATGCTTGCGGCAAAGGGATGGGCTTGCACCCTTTTATGTTCTAGACTAGGCATGCTAATGAAAACATTCCCGTACATGTAGGTCATGTGCATATAAACTCCACTTCTTATATTACTTATCTATCCTTTAACAGCTTACGTGTGGGatttgcttcggaagttgtccacGTGAGTCAATGGGTGCTGCttcatgtgggcatcctttctgtgGTGTATGTTGGAGAGGTTTCGTTCTCTTGTTATCCCCTTGCTTTGGATGGTCATACTTTACACCGCCCTTGCCTATATAATTGTGCCATGAATATGCAGGTTACACACCTGATGATGTTTACGGCTAGGCACAGGAACAAGCAGAGGCCGAGGAAGTGCGGGCACGCGCAGCTGGCCTTGGCAGGTGTAGGAACCGTGCGAGGAAGGTTCAGCGCGCTGCACAAGTCGGGCCACGCCCGGAGTGCCGTGCCAACGCATGTGTGCGTGGTCGGTGGGTTAGCTAAGATCTGCATTCTGCGACTTCATCTTCACCATGGACACAAGCAAGGACTGATTGGTGGTTCTTGGTAGCGGTGCCGAGCATCGGCGGATCGAAGTGGTCGAGGTCGCGGTTAATCCACCAGAACGAGACATGCATCTTGGAGCTAGCGCAGAGGGGGGAAGAAGCAGGTTGGTATGGCCCGGTATGTCCAGTTCTTCCCATGAAGGTCACATGCCTAACTTCGTGCTAGACATTGCTAACTTAGCCACTTGATGTTAAACTCTGTATGTGTAACTAGACCTAGCACCACTCAATGATTCGATGTGTTAAATTAAAGTACCAATTAGGCATGTTCACCCCTTTGTACATGTGTGTTGTTGCATTGCTTACTATATCTTGTTGTATATGATGGCCCATTGTCAGCGATACAACTTATGAATTCTGTCAAGTTCAGTtcagatttgattttttttcacCTCTTTTTGCATGGACAATGTGTCTGGTGTTTAAATAATGGCTACTTGAAATTCATAGGCATTGTGAGGTAAAAAAGTATTCCATTTTGACTCCTTTATTCAGTATGGTTCAAAGTTGTTAGCTGCTACACCTACAGGTGGAAAACTTACGGCATTCTAAAATTAAGCAGCAACCTTTATTGCCGGTCATTTAAAATTGCAGTGACAAGACGCTGACACGGAGTTCTACCTCTCTGACTGAAACAGGAACTTTTGCGCAAAGAAAACACACACAGGGCAGGAACATGACTACTCTTCCCCTTCCAAGTTTTTGATCGATCGAACTCTTCGGTGACCAGAAAATGAGAAAAAGGCAGGCCGTCGATGTACAGACCACAGGTGCTCGGACGCACGGCCGGCATCATGGTCGTCATAACTCATAACCCATGAGGTGGTGACCAAGCAAGAAAGGAAGGTTAGTTGACTCTCCTCTAATTCCTTTTTTTGCTGAGAAACTCTCCTCTCCAATTCTGGTTGTCTTAGTTAGTCCTTGGAAATCTCCCAACATTAGATTAATTTATGCATT
This sequence is a window from Aegilops tauschii subsp. strangulata cultivar AL8/78 chromosome 7, Aet v6.0, whole genome shotgun sequence. Protein-coding genes within it:
- the LOC109768441 gene encoding uncharacterized protein, which encodes MAGVQTMARYGRPFPSLSLFRPCSGSLFSSLPAKKVFSLHDLNMLEAIISPLPESSLPPWDAMEMKLPSTKEFKGMWEREEVHGEEALLQPSLPPNTRCLFLCVLVLQQPCHGGFDEHEGKAAASTPLSLRVGFASEVVHVSQWVLLHVGILSVVYVGEVTHLMMFTARHRNKQRPRKCGHAQLALAGVGTVRGRFSALHKSGHARSAVPTHVCVVGGLAKICILRLHLHHGHKQGLIGGSW